A stretch of Candidatus Vicinibacter affinis DNA encodes these proteins:
- the mqnB gene encoding futalosine hydrolase, whose protein sequence is MNILLLSATVFEILPTLQFLEKQNELASLSEFSYRSNRIFTLVGGVGSPMMSFALGRAELKNIHLVVHAGLAGSFNKEYELGSLVEVIAECWADLGAEEQDGSFSDLFQLRLLDAGQYPFEDGWIKTKDSPITLDIPKVKGLTVNTVSGEAENISRIKSRFKADVESMEGAAVFYGCRMRDIPFISIRSISNYVEPRDKSKWRIPESISQLNNKILEIIGTI, encoded by the coding sequence TTGAATATACTTTTATTATCTGCAACGGTTTTTGAAATCCTCCCGACACTTCAGTTTTTAGAAAAACAAAACGAATTAGCTTCCCTGTCGGAATTTTCATATCGGTCAAATCGCATTTTCACGCTGGTTGGCGGTGTAGGCAGTCCTATGATGTCATTTGCTTTGGGCCGGGCAGAGCTCAAAAACATCCACTTAGTAGTCCATGCAGGCTTAGCAGGGTCATTCAATAAAGAATATGAGCTTGGTTCTTTAGTAGAAGTAATTGCGGAATGCTGGGCAGATTTGGGGGCTGAAGAACAAGATGGTAGCTTTTCTGATTTGTTTCAATTGAGATTACTAGATGCCGGGCAATATCCCTTTGAGGACGGATGGATTAAAACAAAGGACTCCCCCATCACTCTTGACATCCCAAAGGTTAAAGGCCTGACTGTTAATACTGTGAGCGGTGAAGCCGAAAATATTTCGAGAATTAAATCGAGATTTAAAGCGGATGTGGAAAGCATGGAAGGTGCTGCTGTATTTTACGGTTGCAGAATGAGAGACATCCCTTTTATTTCAATCAGAAGTATTTCGAATTATGTCGAACCAAGGGACAAATCAAAATGGAGAATTCCCGAATCCATCTCTCAATTAAATAATAAAATTCTAGAAATTATTGGAACGATTTAA
- a CDS encoding tetratricopeptide repeat protein — protein MAKGYRSQTQPKHIVSSSSSKADETILDISEVKHQAEHFLEKYKSLLIVGIGGLALVIGGYLAYKYLYIEPQNKDALEQMYQAEMLFEKDSFDLALNNPGGGFSGFKEIAENFGGTPAGNLAKYYAGMCYLNLGNFQEAKAYFEDYDGDGEVMSILKWGSLGDANANLNDFSSAISNYEKASTIRKNEFLTPVYLKKLGILKEQQGDKEGALKAFNEIKEKYASSPDGSNIERYIIKLQ, from the coding sequence ATGGCAAAAGGATACAGATCACAGACACAACCTAAACATATTGTTTCTTCCAGCAGCTCTAAAGCAGATGAAACGATTTTGGATATCTCTGAAGTAAAACATCAGGCTGAGCACTTTCTTGAAAAATATAAGAGCTTACTTATCGTAGGTATAGGAGGATTAGCGCTGGTTATAGGTGGATATTTAGCATATAAGTACTTATACATAGAGCCACAAAACAAAGATGCATTGGAACAAATGTATCAGGCTGAAATGCTTTTTGAAAAGGACTCTTTTGATTTAGCCTTAAATAACCCAGGTGGGGGATTTTCAGGGTTCAAAGAAATTGCTGAGAATTTTGGTGGCACCCCTGCTGGAAATCTGGCAAAATACTATGCCGGTATGTGTTATTTAAATTTAGGTAATTTTCAGGAAGCTAAGGCATATTTTGAAGATTATGATGGCGACGGAGAAGTCATGTCAATTTTAAAATGGGGATCTTTAGGTGATGCAAATGCTAACCTAAACGACTTTTCTTCGGCCATATCCAATTATGAAAAGGCTTCAACAATAAGGAAAAATGAGTTTTTGACTCCGGTTTACCTCAAGAAACTTGGAATATTAAAAGAACAACAAGGCGATAAAGAAGGAGCTTTAAAAGCTTTCAATGAAATCAAAGAAAAGTATGCCAGTTCTCCGGATGGTAGCAATATTGAACGATACATCATCAAACTTCAGTAA
- the rpsO gene encoding 30S ribosomal protein S15, whose product MSAYLTKEKTEEIFNQYGGSATNTGSSEGQIALFTYRIQALSDHLRTNRKDFSCKRTLLNLVSKRKKLLNYLHSNDLERYRKILDQLGLRK is encoded by the coding sequence ATGAGTGCTTATTTAACTAAAGAAAAAACAGAGGAAATTTTTAACCAGTATGGTGGGTCAGCTACGAATACCGGTTCAAGTGAAGGCCAAATCGCCTTGTTTACTTACAGAATCCAGGCTTTGTCGGATCACCTCAGGACTAACAGAAAGGACTTTTCCTGCAAAAGAACTTTGCTAAACCTGGTAAGTAAAAGAAAAAAACTCCTCAATTATCTTCACAGCAACGATCTGGAGAGATACAGAAAAATCCTCGACCAATTAGGCCTAAGAAAATAA
- a CDS encoding deoxynucleoside kinase — translation MTENKTPILKHIGIAGNIGAGKTSLSEALGKQFNWDVHYEDANTNPYLNDFYYDMERWSFNLQIYFLNSRFQQLIQIHSGDKSVIQDRTIYEDAYIFAPNLHEMGLMNARDYENYFTLFQIMMSTIKPPDLMIYIKASIPTLVNHIQSRGREYEGNMSLDYLKKLNFRYDQWIEKYDQSPLLIVDADKLDFINRPEDMGTIFEMVGSQTGGLFLP, via the coding sequence ATGACAGAAAACAAAACCCCTATCCTAAAGCATATTGGCATTGCTGGAAATATAGGTGCCGGCAAGACCAGCCTAAGCGAGGCTTTAGGCAAGCAGTTCAATTGGGATGTGCATTATGAAGATGCCAATACCAACCCATATTTGAATGATTTTTATTATGATATGGAACGCTGGTCCTTTAATCTTCAAATCTATTTTTTAAATTCTCGTTTTCAACAGCTGATACAAATACATTCAGGAGATAAATCTGTCATCCAAGATCGCACAATTTATGAGGATGCCTATATATTTGCTCCCAATCTTCATGAAATGGGACTTATGAACGCCCGTGATTATGAAAACTACTTTACTTTATTCCAAATCATGATGAGCACAATAAAGCCACCTGATTTGATGATTTATATAAAAGCTTCCATCCCTACCTTAGTAAATCACATTCAATCCAGGGGTCGGGAATATGAAGGAAACATGAGTTTAGACTATCTCAAAAAACTTAACTTTCGGTATGACCAATGGATTGAAAAATATGATCAAAGTCCCTTGCTGATTGTCGATGCAGATAAGCTTGATTTCATTAACAGACCCGAAGACATGGGAACCATTTTTGAGATGGTAGGAAGCCAAACCGGTGGATTGTTTTTACCATAA
- the ribA gene encoding GTP cyclohydrolase II — protein MTDVKDAFLPTESGAFRIYSYAFDDPNNPHIALVTNDLDLSEPIWLRIHSECLTGDVFGSLRCDCGFQLRKSLDLIQRFGGMLIYLRQEGRGIGLHNKIGAYALQDEGYDTIEANHKLGFGSDLRNYEPAVKILKEWNVNRVRLISNNPLKKLYLETHGIEISELFPMIKPVDPYNEAYLRTKREKMGHHLPQE, from the coding sequence ATGACAGATGTAAAAGATGCTTTCTTACCTACCGAAAGTGGAGCTTTCAGAATTTATAGTTATGCTTTTGACGACCCTAACAATCCTCATATTGCATTAGTAACCAATGATTTGGATCTATCCGAGCCCATTTGGTTGCGTATTCACTCAGAATGTCTGACCGGTGATGTATTTGGTTCTTTGAGGTGTGACTGTGGATTTCAACTTCGTAAAAGCCTCGATCTTATTCAACGTTTTGGTGGTATGTTAATATACCTGAGACAAGAGGGAAGAGGAATTGGTTTGCATAACAAGATTGGTGCTTATGCATTACAGGATGAAGGTTATGATACCATTGAAGCCAATCATAAGTTGGGCTTTGGTTCTGATTTAAGAAACTACGAACCAGCGGTTAAGATTTTAAAAGAATGGAATGTCAACCGGGTCAGGTTAATATCTAATAACCCTTTGAAGAAATTATATCTGGAAACGCACGGAATTGAAATAAGCGAATTATTTCCAATGATCAAACCTGTCGATCCTTATAATGAAGCCTACCTTAGAACAAAAAGAGAAAAAATGGGACACCACTTACCACAGGAATAG
- a CDS encoding DUF721 domain-containing protein: MKRTNDQKLADVLGDFANQELFKNKLIQKRIENIWFELFGSLSNGYTEKIIYRNKILSIYVNSSNLRADLSMNKKQILDKLNEHLKEDLILELNFR; this comes from the coding sequence ATGAAACGGACTAACGATCAGAAACTGGCAGATGTATTAGGTGACTTTGCCAATCAGGAACTATTTAAAAATAAATTGATTCAGAAACGCATTGAAAATATTTGGTTTGAACTTTTTGGAAGTTTGTCAAATGGTTATACAGAAAAAATAATCTACAGGAATAAAATCCTTAGCATTTATGTGAATTCCTCTAACCTCAGGGCTGATTTATCAATGAACAAAAAACAAATTCTTGATAAGCTAAATGAGCATTTGAAGGAAGATTTAATTCTTGAGCTCAATTTTCGTTAA
- a CDS encoding CPBP family intramembrane metalloprotease — protein sequence MNTFATTKITTKDNMFLENARNGNNAGWVYFLTILLCFLAATLSAFLIAEYTYIDPLERNKTLVSLLLPFCFILAELIFCVRYLHRRPILSLFTAFKKLRLQRIFFSFFVWFCLMGIAELVASFVFKLEYQFKFDFSAFLILVSISFSLLLIQSLTEELFFRGYVMQGLYLLFSNKYLPVIVSAVFFAFMHGGNPENEQFGYGLMFGYYFISAVFLGFITVVDQGLEQAIGIHAATNIYGAVIVGYQGAILQTDCLWMTKDPDGKIMVLLSLFIMAAYFFISRYYLKFLPIKYLFSKNKINVLE from the coding sequence ATGAATACTTTTGCAACAACAAAGATAACGACAAAGGATAATATGTTTTTAGAAAATGCCCGAAATGGGAATAATGCTGGGTGGGTGTACTTTTTAACTATCTTATTGTGTTTTCTGGCCGCAACATTAAGCGCTTTCTTAATTGCTGAATACACTTATATTGACCCTTTAGAGCGCAATAAAACTTTGGTTAGCCTATTATTACCCTTTTGTTTTATTTTGGCTGAACTTATTTTTTGTGTAAGGTATTTACACCGAAGACCAATTTTAAGTTTATTCACTGCATTCAAAAAACTTAGACTTCAAAGAATTTTCTTCAGCTTTTTTGTTTGGTTTTGTTTAATGGGAATTGCTGAACTTGTTGCTTCATTTGTTTTTAAACTAGAATACCAATTTAAATTTGATTTTTCAGCATTTCTCATTTTAGTTAGTATAAGTTTCAGTTTATTATTGATTCAGTCTTTGACTGAAGAATTGTTTTTTAGAGGGTATGTAATGCAGGGACTTTACCTTCTATTTTCTAACAAGTACTTACCGGTGATTGTAAGTGCAGTTTTTTTTGCATTCATGCATGGCGGAAATCCTGAAAATGAACAATTTGGTTATGGTTTAATGTTTGGATACTATTTTATTTCCGCAGTGTTTCTCGGTTTTATCACAGTCGTTGATCAAGGCCTGGAACAAGCCATCGGCATACATGCAGCCACAAATATTTATGGAGCTGTTATAGTAGGTTATCAAGGTGCGATTTTACAAACAGATTGTCTTTGGATGACCAAAGATCCTGATGGAAAAATCATGGTTTTATTGTCGCTTTTCATAATGGCAGCCTATTTTTTTATATCCAGATACTATTTGAAATTTTTACCGATAAAGTATTTGTTCTCTAAAAATAAAATAAATGTTCTTGAGTAA
- the recF gene encoding DNA replication and repair protein RecF (All proteins in this family for which functions are known are DNA-binding proteins that assist the filamentation of RecA onto DNA for the initiation of recombination or recombinational repair.) encodes MILTNLNLIQFKNFKNLSYPWQDGINFIIGPNGAGKTNILDAIYYSCMTKSFFNSNDGQMILNGKDFFRMEATWQDEVETHFLVVKMAENKLKEVEWDLKKYLKASDHVGKIPVVMVVPDDIFTFIHDSEDRRKFINQTLIQVDHQYLMHLLQYNRLLKQRNASLKLAKSSQHTDYHLLDSYHQGMNLSAKYIYEKRRDFLVQLNPLLDQFSLKISKGLQNSYMEYTSDAAEDLISKWQREYPKDLLLARTHSGIHKDQLIPFFNEKKLKEYGSQGQIKTLLLALRLAQYRYLYKYSGKKPVMLLDDLFAKLDSSRIESLLDVLIEEQIDQCFITDNHPERAKNLASKINSKSNIVYLNDGNLAPYETD; translated from the coding sequence ATGATCCTTACGAATCTCAATTTAATTCAATTCAAAAATTTTAAAAATTTGTCCTACCCATGGCAGGATGGCATTAATTTTATAATTGGACCCAATGGAGCAGGAAAAACCAACATTCTGGATGCCATTTATTATTCCTGTATGACAAAGAGTTTTTTCAACTCTAATGATGGGCAAATGATTTTAAACGGAAAAGATTTTTTTAGAATGGAAGCCACTTGGCAGGATGAGGTTGAAACACATTTTCTGGTTGTAAAAATGGCCGAAAACAAGTTGAAAGAAGTAGAGTGGGATCTAAAAAAATACTTAAAGGCTTCGGATCATGTTGGGAAAATACCGGTAGTAATGGTAGTGCCGGATGACATTTTTACTTTTATCCATGATTCTGAAGATCGAAGGAAGTTTATCAACCAGACTTTAATCCAGGTGGATCATCAGTATCTAATGCATCTTCTTCAGTATAATCGACTTCTAAAGCAAAGAAATGCTTCTTTAAAGCTTGCGAAAAGTTCTCAACATACAGACTACCATCTTCTGGATAGTTATCATCAGGGAATGAATCTTTCTGCAAAATACATATATGAAAAGCGTAGGGATTTTCTAGTGCAGTTGAATCCTTTGCTCGATCAATTTTCATTAAAAATCAGTAAAGGTTTACAAAATTCATACATGGAGTACACTTCTGATGCGGCTGAAGATTTGATTTCCAAGTGGCAAAGAGAATATCCTAAGGATCTATTGTTGGCCAGAACACATTCTGGAATTCATAAAGACCAATTGATACCTTTCTTTAATGAAAAAAAATTAAAGGAATATGGGTCACAGGGACAAATTAAAACTTTGTTGCTTGCACTCAGATTGGCCCAATATCGGTATCTTTATAAATATTCTGGTAAAAAGCCAGTGATGTTGCTCGACGACCTTTTTGCAAAACTTGATTCATCAAGGATTGAGTCGCTCTTGGATGTCTTGATTGAGGAACAAATTGACCAATGTTTTATTACAGATAACCATCCAGAGCGCGCCAAAAATTTAGCATCCAAAATAAATTCAAAATCAAACATTGTTTATCTCAACGATGGTAATTTAGCGCCTTATGAAACGGACTAA
- the pdhA gene encoding pyruvate dehydrogenase (acetyl-transferring) E1 component subunit alpha, with product MADTLTKKNAPSNSKEAKKITYDKKTWLLWYETMVRVRKFEERTLMMYSQQKIRGFCHVYIGQEAIAAGLVTGIKKEDALVTGYRQHGLALCRGLSSSSCMAELFGKSGGCVKGKGGSMHFFSREHRFFGGNGIVGAQIPIGTGIAFAEKYRDSGLLCVTMFGDGAARQGALYEAFNMAMTWKLPVIYIVENNGYAMGTSVERTSNVSELYKIGSAFDMPSEQVNGMDPVAVHEALAKAASHCRKGNGPYFLEIKTYRYRGHSVSDPGNYRSKEEVEHYKTLDPIIVTEQRILSEKIASQAELDKIQEDIRLEIDEAIKFAEESPFPLPEALYDDNYVQKDYPFLID from the coding sequence ATGGCCGATACCTTGACTAAAAAAAATGCTCCTTCGAATTCAAAAGAAGCAAAAAAAATAACCTACGATAAGAAGACCTGGCTACTTTGGTATGAGACCATGGTCCGTGTACGTAAGTTCGAAGAACGTACATTGATGATGTATTCTCAACAAAAAATAAGGGGCTTTTGCCATGTTTATATTGGTCAGGAGGCTATTGCAGCTGGCTTGGTAACGGGAATTAAAAAGGAGGATGCCTTGGTGACCGGTTATCGCCAGCACGGTTTGGCTTTGTGCAGAGGATTATCAAGTAGTTCCTGCATGGCTGAATTGTTTGGCAAATCAGGAGGATGTGTAAAAGGTAAGGGTGGGTCCATGCATTTCTTTTCGAGGGAACACCGATTTTTTGGAGGGAATGGCATCGTAGGTGCCCAAATTCCAATTGGGACTGGCATCGCCTTTGCAGAAAAATACAGAGACTCTGGTCTACTATGTGTAACCATGTTTGGAGACGGTGCTGCTCGACAAGGGGCTCTTTATGAAGCCTTTAATATGGCTATGACCTGGAAGTTGCCGGTAATTTACATTGTGGAAAATAATGGTTATGCAATGGGGACCAGTGTGGAGCGGACCAGTAATGTAAGTGAGCTGTATAAAATTGGATCAGCATTTGACATGCCTTCGGAGCAGGTAAATGGAATGGATCCTGTCGCTGTTCATGAAGCCCTAGCTAAGGCAGCATCCCATTGTAGAAAAGGAAACGGCCCTTATTTTTTAGAAATTAAGACTTACAGATATAGAGGCCATTCCGTTTCTGATCCAGGAAATTATCGATCCAAAGAAGAGGTAGAACACTACAAAACGCTAGATCCAATCATAGTAACTGAACAGAGGATTTTAAGTGAAAAAATCGCTTCCCAGGCAGAACTTGATAAAATTCAAGAAGATATCAGGTTAGAAATTGATGAAGCTATAAAATTTGCTGAGGAATCACCTTTTCCACTGCCTGAAGCCTTGTATGATGACAATTATGTACAAAAGGACTACCCTTTTCTCATAGATTGA
- a CDS encoding cob(I)yrinic acid a,c-diamide adenosyltransferase, giving the protein MKIYTKTGDKGETSLFGGKRVPKDDVRVEAYGTVDELNSNIGLLMCYINQEKSLKFLQIVQNELFVLGSLVAADPGKSNLKLPPFKVEAIKMVELEIDMMDTFLEPLKFFVLPGGSKGIAMAHVCRTICRRAERRLVSLNHLETVNLDLVIYLNRLSDYFFTLSRYIAQQEGISEKPWIPEK; this is encoded by the coding sequence ATGAAAATTTACACTAAAACAGGTGATAAAGGCGAAACCTCATTATTCGGTGGCAAGAGAGTGCCCAAGGATGATGTAAGGGTAGAAGCTTATGGAACAGTAGATGAGCTAAATTCAAATATTGGGCTATTGATGTGTTATATTAATCAGGAAAAATCTTTAAAATTTTTACAAATAGTTCAAAATGAGTTATTTGTACTAGGTTCTTTAGTGGCTGCCGATCCAGGTAAAAGTAACTTAAAGCTTCCTCCGTTCAAAGTCGAAGCCATCAAAATGGTTGAATTGGAGATAGATATGATGGACACTTTTCTTGAACCACTCAAATTCTTTGTTTTACCGGGCGGGTCTAAAGGAATTGCAATGGCTCATGTTTGTCGCACAATATGTAGAAGGGCAGAACGCAGACTGGTAAGTTTGAACCATTTGGAAACAGTCAATCTTGATTTAGTAATATATTTAAATCGTTTATCTGATTATTTTTTCACATTGTCAAGATATATTGCTCAACAAGAAGGAATTAGCGAAAAACCCTGGATTCCGGAGAAATGA
- a CDS encoding ABC transporter ATP-binding protein, translating into MIELRNIGKRYMMGSEIIDALKGINLKVNKNEYLALMGPSGSGKSTLMNLIGCLDSPTSGEYILHGVDVSKMTDGELAEVRNKEIGFVFQTFNLLPRMSALENVALPLIYAGLNKEDRQLRAKQVLEDVGLIDRMTHKPNELSGGQRQRVAIARALVNNPAIILADEPTGNLDSKTSLEIMNILEEIHMKGNTIILVTHEPDIAKFAKRVVRLKDGMIESDTSQ; encoded by the coding sequence ATCATTGAGTTGAGGAATATTGGTAAAAGGTATATGATGGGGTCTGAAATAATTGATGCCTTAAAGGGTATTAACCTAAAAGTGAATAAAAACGAGTATTTGGCTTTGATGGGACCATCAGGAAGTGGCAAGTCTACTTTAATGAATCTTATAGGATGTCTCGACAGTCCTACCTCTGGAGAATATATTTTGCATGGGGTTGATGTGAGTAAGATGACCGATGGTGAATTGGCTGAGGTCCGAAATAAAGAAATTGGATTTGTTTTTCAGACATTTAATCTTTTACCTAGAATGAGTGCTTTGGAAAATGTCGCTCTTCCTTTGATTTATGCAGGTCTGAATAAGGAGGATAGACAGCTAAGAGCAAAACAAGTGCTGGAAGATGTGGGTCTTATAGACAGAATGACCCACAAACCAAATGAGCTTTCAGGCGGACAACGACAAAGAGTTGCTATTGCAAGAGCGCTTGTAAATAATCCTGCCATTATCCTTGCAGATGAACCGACAGGAAATCTTGATTCAAAGACCTCCCTTGAAATTATGAATATTTTGGAAGAAATCCACATGAAAGGGAATACCATCATACTTGTCACTCATGAACCAGATATAGCCAAATTTGCTAAAAGGGTGGTAAGACTTAAAGATGGAATGATAGAAAGTGATACTAGTCAATAA
- the mazG gene encoding nucleoside triphosphate pyrophosphohydrolase: MDQEELSRAFLGLVKIMDELREGCPWDRKQTFQSLRSLTIEETFELADEIIKEDFRGIKEELGDVLLHIIFYSRIGSEGNHFNLLEVIEGVSTKLVNRHPHIYGDVKVDNEEDVKKNWEKIKQKEKKTGLLAGVPRSLPAMIKALRLQEKTAQVGFEWDHIDQVKAKVDEEMNELQTNLQNNCAIEEIEDEYGDLLFALINYARFLKIDPETALEKTNRKFIRRFEYIERLAKRPLTEMSLQEMDQLWEQAKQNE; the protein is encoded by the coding sequence ATGGATCAAGAAGAACTTTCAAGAGCCTTTTTGGGACTCGTCAAGATCATGGATGAATTAAGGGAAGGGTGCCCCTGGGACCGAAAACAAACCTTCCAAAGTTTAAGAAGTCTTACAATAGAGGAAACTTTTGAGTTGGCGGATGAAATCATTAAAGAGGACTTTAGAGGAATTAAAGAGGAATTGGGGGATGTGCTTTTACATATTATTTTTTATTCCCGAATTGGATCTGAGGGAAATCACTTTAATCTTCTGGAAGTTATTGAAGGAGTTTCAACGAAATTGGTTAACAGACACCCACATATCTATGGTGATGTGAAAGTTGACAATGAAGAAGATGTAAAGAAAAATTGGGAAAAAATTAAACAAAAAGAAAAGAAAACAGGTCTTTTAGCTGGTGTTCCAAGGTCCCTTCCTGCCATGATTAAAGCTTTAAGGCTTCAAGAAAAAACAGCTCAAGTGGGCTTTGAATGGGATCATATTGATCAAGTAAAAGCAAAAGTAGACGAGGAAATGAATGAGCTGCAAACGAACCTTCAAAACAACTGCGCCATTGAAGAAATTGAAGATGAATATGGAGATTTACTTTTTGCTTTAATTAATTACGCCCGCTTTCTCAAAATAGACCCTGAAACAGCGCTTGAAAAAACAAATCGTAAATTTATCCGAAGGTTTGAATACATTGAACGCCTTGCGAAAAGGCCACTTACCGAAATGAGCCTGCAAGAAATGGATCAATTGTGGGAGCAAGCAAAGCAAAATGAATAA
- a CDS encoding M1 family metallopeptidase encodes MFLSKHFFVFYFFLVTELLNGQPDRWQLRVNYLMNISLDDKIHMISGDQKLTIFNTSPDTLKKLYYHLYFNAFQPGSDMDIRSRTIIDPDKRIGGRIATLKAEEMGYHQINRIAQKGKSLNFKVEGTIMEVTLIEPIMPSDSEKIVINFEAQVPVQIRRTGRNNKEGVDYSMAQWYPKLCNYDLHGWHTPPYIAREFYGPWGDFTVNIKLDEKYCVAATGYLQNSKECVWPLDSQNRSGKKRVWQFYAPMVHDFVWAADPDYIHDIYTRKDGKQLHFYYLKDNPYIKSWKDLPAIMDTALDYAQKHFGEYPYLSYSFIQGGDGGMEYPLATLITGNRPLHSLVGVCLHEWMHSWYQMLLASNESLYPWMDEGFTSYAEDLISNYIKSKGLLPGFKAEEQSFQETMKGYREFVASGREEALSTHADHYTTNMAYGMGSYTKGALCLLQLRYIMGEQTFNNALQIYYSTWRFKHPNADDFFRTMEKVSGLELDWFKEYWVFTTKTIDYAIEGIESEGRSSKLILMRKDLFPMPVDLEIKLKNGKSIFYTIPLDLMRGNKDLLDIKWEVAKPWHWVNPIYELSLDIPKSKILSVVLDPFHQLADIHPENQIYNSDPE; translated from the coding sequence ATGTTCTTGAGTAAGCATTTCTTCGTTTTTTATTTTTTTTTGGTTACTGAATTGCTAAATGGTCAACCTGATCGATGGCAATTGCGAGTGAATTACCTAATGAATATTAGTCTTGATGATAAGATTCATATGATCTCAGGCGACCAGAAGCTGACGATATTTAATACAAGTCCTGATACTTTAAAAAAATTATACTACCATCTATATTTTAATGCATTTCAACCTGGGAGTGATATGGATATTCGTTCTCGAACAATTATTGACCCTGACAAAAGAATTGGAGGTAGGATAGCTACTCTCAAAGCGGAAGAAATGGGTTACCACCAGATAAATAGGATTGCACAGAAAGGTAAGTCACTAAACTTCAAAGTTGAAGGAACAATAATGGAAGTAACGTTGATCGAACCTATTATGCCTTCGGATTCGGAAAAAATTGTGATAAATTTTGAAGCTCAAGTACCTGTACAAATTAGACGAACAGGTAGAAATAATAAAGAAGGTGTAGATTATTCCATGGCACAATGGTATCCAAAATTATGTAACTATGACCTACATGGATGGCACACACCGCCTTATATTGCAAGGGAGTTTTATGGTCCTTGGGGAGATTTTACAGTAAATATTAAGCTGGATGAAAAATATTGTGTTGCAGCTACCGGATATCTACAGAATTCAAAAGAATGTGTTTGGCCATTAGATTCTCAAAATCGATCCGGAAAAAAAAGAGTTTGGCAATTTTATGCACCGATGGTTCATGATTTTGTTTGGGCAGCTGACCCAGATTACATTCATGACATTTACACCCGTAAGGATGGGAAGCAATTGCATTTTTATTACTTGAAGGACAATCCATACATAAAATCCTGGAAGGACTTGCCAGCTATAATGGATACCGCCCTTGATTATGCACAAAAGCATTTTGGAGAATACCCGTACCTGTCATATTCTTTTATCCAAGGTGGTGATGGCGGAATGGAGTATCCATTGGCTACATTGATCACGGGAAATCGACCATTACACAGCCTGGTCGGTGTGTGCCTCCATGAATGGATGCACAGTTGGTATCAAATGTTGCTCGCTTCCAATGAGAGTCTTTATCCTTGGATGGATGAAGGTTTTACTTCCTATGCGGAAGACTTAATTTCGAATTATATAAAGTCTAAAGGGCTCTTGCCCGGATTTAAAGCTGAAGAGCAATCCTTTCAGGAAACGATGAAAGGATACAGAGAATTTGTGGCTTCAGGCAGAGAGGAAGCTTTATCCACCCACGCGGATCATTATACAACCAACATGGCTTATGGTATGGGTTCTTACACAAAGGGCGCGCTTTGTCTTCTTCAATTGCGATACATTATGGGTGAGCAAACTTTTAACAATGCGTTACAAATTTATTATTCTACATGGAGGTTTAAGCATCCTAACGCGGATGATTTTTTTCGAACGATGGAAAAAGTATCTGGGCTGGAACTTGATTGGTTTAAGGAATATTGGGTTTTTACTACCAAAACCATTGATTACGCCATTGAAGGGATAGAAAGTGAAGGGAGGAGTTCAAAGCTGATATTAATGAGAAAGGATCTCTTTCCAATGCCTGTAGATTTGGAAATCAAACTTAAAAATGGAAAAAGCATATTTTATACCATTCCATTGGATTTGATGAGAGGGAATAAAGATCTTTTGGATATTAAATGGGAGGTAGCCAAACCTTGGCACTGGGTGAATCCTATTTATGAATTGTCTTTGGATATACCAAAAAGTAAGATATTGTCAGTGGTTTTGGATCCATTTCACCAGTTGGCAGATATCCATCCAGAGAATCAAATTTACAATTCTGATCCAGAATAA